In the genome of uncultured Fibrobacter sp., one region contains:
- a CDS encoding TetR/AcrR family transcriptional regulator yields the protein KEKILETALTLFAKNGYDGTSVEQIAQDVGIKAPSLYKHFKGKEDILNSLIDIAEARYEESFGSAKKIGTIPENIDGFIHETMKLVRFTMTDPIIKKMRVFLVQEQFRSERLAEITTRHQVDGLLQMYKKILETLMAAGIIVKDDPEMLATEITAPVALWISKVDRQPKCEKEALKFIEKHLQHFFKTYKK from the coding sequence CAAAAGAAAAAATCCTTGAAACTGCCCTAACGCTATTTGCCAAAAACGGATACGATGGCACCAGCGTGGAACAAATCGCCCAGGATGTTGGCATCAAGGCGCCGTCGCTTTACAAGCATTTCAAAGGCAAAGAGGATATTTTGAATTCGTTGATTGATATCGCAGAAGCTCGTTACGAAGAATCGTTCGGTTCCGCGAAAAAAATTGGCACAATCCCCGAAAACATTGACGGATTCATCCATGAGACTATGAAACTTGTCCGCTTTACGATGACCGACCCGATTATCAAGAAGATGCGTGTTTTCTTGGTGCAGGAGCAGTTTCGCAGCGAGCGCCTCGCCGAAATCACGACAAGGCATCAGGTGGACGGACTTTTGCAAATGTACAAGAAAATTCTCGAGACCTTGATGGCCGCAGGAATAATCGTCAAGGACGACCCGGAAATGCTAGCGACAGAGATTACGGCCCCCGTCGCACTTTGGATTTCTAAAGTTGACCGCCAGCCGAAATGCGAAAAAGAAGCACTCAAATTTATCGAGAAGCACTTACAGCATTTTTTCAAAACCTATAAGAAATGA